In Lotus japonicus ecotype B-129 chromosome 5, LjGifu_v1.2, one genomic interval encodes:
- the LOC130718195 gene encoding uncharacterized protein LOC130718195, whose product MGKKPQKMKELSAEILAEASSAAIDETGEHQQQQQQSQPQPQATRKRGRPRKISVKMDKAQTIEEPEANTEAQSKESSMEKGVVNKEEKQEGSSSACIMRIAKQEGVSEEMKLPRSRARRKSKPRKSS is encoded by the coding sequence ATGGGTAAGAAGCCACAAAAAATGAAGGAACTTTCAGCAGAAATATTGGCTGAAGCATCATCAGCAGCAATAGATGAGACAGGggaacaccaacaacaacagcagcaaTCTCAGCCTCAACCTCAAGCTACTAGAAAAAGAGGTAGACCAAGGAAGATTAGTGTGAAGATGGATAAAGCTCAAACAATAGAGGAACCAGAAGCTAATACAGAAGCTCAAAGCAAGGAGAGTTCAATGGAAAAAGGTGTGGTTAACAAGGAAGAGAAGCAAGAGGGTTCTTCATCAGCATGCATCATGAGGATTGCAAAACAAGAGGGAGTGTCAGAGGAGATGAAGCTTCCAAGAAGCAGAGCAAGGAGAAAAAGCAAACCTAGAAAGAGCAGTTAG
- the LOC130717818 gene encoding S-adenosyl-L-methionine-dependent tRNA 4-demethylwyosine synthase, producing MTNNQDLPNLQIDPLIFFITAHYIGPCNLKPQPIKPLRSLLHVLLLSHQPPRTALERVQRPPKTTTTTTTTTTVPQLNHAPLTRTMSISLSSLPARLTLVALFSATTFYCLYKSRRLRHLKLSLSSSNPKPSIPKILFLSQTGTSKTLAQRLHSFLASNGVVFELLDARSYEPEDLPKETLLLLVASTWEDGKPPPESRFFANWLAESAEDFRVGSLLLSRLRFAVFGVGSGAYGDSFNAVARDLVKRMRELGAAEVVPLGEGDVDEGDVDGVFDRWCAEVVGVLKGGDGVVVGGVESDEEGGVLSSSEEEEDSEEEPDIVDLEDIAGKAPSRKSGAKVEETNGKLNGKKEMVTPVIRANLVKQGYKIIGSHSGVKICRWTKSQLRGRGGCYKHSFYGIESHRCMEATPSLACANKCVFCWRHHTNPVAKSWQWEMDDPIEIVNSALDQHRNMVKQMKGVPGVTLERLNEGLSPRHCALSLVGEPIMYPEINALVDELHKKRISTFLVTNAQFPDKIKSLKPITQLYVSVDAATKDSLKAIDRPLFGDFWERFIDSLTALKEKHQRTVYRLTLVKGWNTEEVDAYSKFFSMGEPDFIEIKGVTYCGSTATSKLTMENVPWHADVKAFSEALALKSQGEYEVACEHVHSCCVLLAKTKKFKIDGQWYTWIDYEKFHDLVASGETFDSKDYMAVTPSWAVYGSEEGGFDPGQLRYRKERHHKSKPQ from the exons ATGACTAATAACCAAGACCTTCCAAATTTACAAATTGACccactcattttttttataacagcCCACTATATTGGGCCTTGCAACCTTAAACCACAGCCCATTAAACCCCTGCGGAGTCTTCTTCATGTTCTCCTCCTCAGTCACCAACCACCGCGAACCGCACTCGAAAGAGTTCAACGGCCACccaaaaccaccaccaccaccaccaccaccaccaccgttcctCAACTCAATCACGCACCCTTAACTCGAACCATGTCCATTTCGTTATCTTCACTCCCCGCTCGTCTCACACTCGTCGCTCTCTTCTCCGCCACCACCTTCTACTGCCTCTACAAATCTCGCCGCTTACGCCACCTcaaactctctctctcctcctcaAACCCTAAACCCTCAATCCCCAAGATCCTCTTCCTCTCCCAAACCGGAACCTCCAAAACCCTCGCGCAACGCCTCCACAGCTTCCTCGCTTCCAACGGCGTCGTTTTCGAACTCCTCGATGCGCGGAGCTACGAGCCCGAAGACCTCCCCAAGGAAAcgctcctcctcctcgtcgcttcCACGTGGGAAGACGGGAAACCTCCGCCGGAGTCTCGCTTCTTCGCCAATTGGCTCGCTGAGAGCGCCGAGGATTTTAGGGTTGGTTCGTTGCTGCTGTCGCGGTTGAGGTTCGCAGTTTTCGGTGTTGGAAGCGGAGCTTATGGTGACTCGTTCAATGCCGTCGCGAGGGATCTTGTGAAGAGGATGAGGGAGCTGGGTGCGGCGGAGGTGGTTCCTCTCGGTGAAGGGGATGTTGATGAGGGAGACGTGGATGGGGTTTTCGACCGGTGGTGTGCGGAGGTGGTTGGGGTGTTGAAAGGTGGTGatggtgttgttgttggtggtgtgGAGAGTGATGAGGAAGGTGGTGTTTTGAGTAGctctgaagaagaggaggattCTGAGGAGGAACCGGATATTGTTGATCTTGAGGACATTGCCGGTAAAGCTCCTTCGAGGAAGTCCGGGGCGAAAGTGGAGGAAACCAATGGAAAATTGAATGGAAAGAAGGAAATGGTGACTCCAGTGATTAGAGCAAATTTAGTGAAGCAG GGGTATAAAATTATTGGTTCACATAGCGGTGTCAAGATTTGTAGATGGACCAAGTCTCAGCTTCGAGGACGAGGTGGTTGCTACAAGCACTCATTTTATGGAATCGAGAGCCATAG GTGCATGGAGGCAACCCCTAGCTTGGCATGTGCAAATAAATGTGTTTTCTGCTGGAGGCATCATACAAATCCAGTAGCGAAAAGTTGGCAGTGGGAGATGGATGATCCAATAGAGATTGTAAATTCTGCACTAGATCAACACAGAAATATGGTTAAACAGATGAAAGGAGTTCCTG GAGTCACGTTGGAGCGATTAAATGAAGGCCTTTCACCACGGCATTGTGCATTATCTCTTGTTGGTGAACCTATTATGTACCCAGAGATAAATGCACTAGTTGATGAGCTGCACAAAAAGAGGATTTCCACTTTTCTAGTTACAAATGCACAATTCCCTGACAAAATTAAGTCGCTGAAGCCAATCACCCAG TTATATGTCAGTGTAGATGCTGCAACGAAGGACTCTTTAAAGGCAATTGATAGACCACTCTTTGGAGATTTTTGGGAGCGGTTCATT GATTCCTTGACTGCTCTGAAGGAAAAACATCAGCGAACTGTATACCGCCTGACCCTGGTGAAAGGTTGGAACACTGAAGAGGTTGATGCTTATTCCAAGTTCTTTAGTATGGGAGAACCTGACTTTATTGAAATCAAGGGAGTTACATATTGTGGCTC GACCGCTACATCAAAATTGACAATGGAAAATGTCCCTTGGCATGCTGATGTGAAAGCTTTCTCAGAGGCCCTGGCTCTGAAAAGCCAAGGGGAGTATGAAGTTGCTTGTGAGCATGTTCACTCATGTTGTGTCCTCTTGGCAAAAACTAAGAAGTTCAAAATTGATGGCCAGTGGTATACATGGATAGACTATGAGAAATTTCATGATCTG GTGGCTTCTGGAGAAACTTTTGATAGTAAAGATTACATGGCTGTCACACCATCCTGGGCCGTTTATGGATCAGAGGAAGGTGGATTTGATCCTGGACAATTAAGATATAGGAAAGAGAGACATCATAAGTCAAAGCCGCAATAA